One Calidithermus timidus DSM 17022 genomic window, CTTCTGGATCGTCGCGGGCTCCTCGGCCTTCACCTTCACGCTGGCCCTGGCGCTGCTGCCCGAGTCGCTAAAGGCGGAAAACCGCAAGCGAACGCTATGTTGGCTCGAGGCCAACCCCTTCGGGGCGCTGGCCGCCCTGGCCCGGTACCCCCTGCTGCGCCCGCTGGGTTGGACCATCCTGCTGAGTGGCCTGGCCATGAACATGCTGGTCGCGGTGTGGATTCCCTATGGTGCCTACCGCTACGGCTTCGGCCCCACCGAAAACGGCCTCATCCTGGCGGCTTTTGGGCTGATGGCCGCCTTGGGGCAGGGGCTGGTGGTGCCCTGGCTGGTCCCAAGGCTGGGAGAGCGGCGGGCCGTCGTGCTGGGCCTGGGCGTGAGCGCGCTCAGCCTCGTGCTCTACGGCCTCGCCAGCACCCCTTGGGTGCTCTTCGGGGCACTGGCGATCAGCGCGCTCGGCGCGGTGGACGAACCCGCATTGCAGGCTTTCATCAGCCGCAACGTCCGCTCCGATGAGCAGGGGACCGTGCAGGGCGCCCTGGCCACCATCGGCAACCTGATGGGCGTCGTGGGCCCGGTGGCGGGCACCTATCTCTTCAGCCGCTTCACCGGGCCACAGGCGGTGGCGGAGCTGCCCGGCGCCCCCTTCCTGGCCGGGGCCTTCTGCGTGGCACTTGGCTTAGGGATTGCCTACCGCACGCTGCGCCGTTTCGCCCCCCAGCCCAGCCGGTAAAATGGCGAGGCTATGAGTTACCGCGTCGAAAAAGACACCATGGGCGAAATCCAGGTCGAGTCCAGCCGCTACTGGGGAGCCCAGACCCAGCGGTCATTGCAGAACTTCCCCATCGGCACCGAGCGCTTCAAGATGCCCAGGAGCATAATCCGGGCGCTGGGCATCCTCAAGAAGGCGGCGGCGCTGGCCAACGCCGAGTTGGGCGAGTTGCCCCGTGACAAGGCTGAACTCATCGTGAAGGCCGCCGAGGAGGTCATCGCCGGGAAGCTCGACGAGCACTTCCCGCTGGTGGTCTTCCAGACCGGCTCGGGCACCCAGAGCAACATGAACGCCAACGAGGTGATCGCCAACCGGGCCATCGAGCTCTCGGGCGGGGTACTGGGCTCCAAAGACCCAATCCACCCCAACGACCACGTCAACCGGGGGCAGTCCTCCAACGACACCTTCCCCACCGCCATGCACATCGCAGTAGTGGAGGAGCTGCACCGCCAGCTCTACCCCAACGTGCAGAAGCTGCGCGACACCCTGGCGGCCAAGGCCGAGGCCTTCAAGGACATCGTCAAGGTGGGCCGCACCCACCTGCAAGACGCCACCCCCATCACGCTGGGCCAGGAGATCGGCAGTTGGGTCGCCCAAATCGACTACTGCCTCGAGCAAGTCCGCCACGCCGAGCAGGGGCTGTACGAGCTGGCCATCGGCGGGACGGCGGTGGGCACCGGCCTCAACGCCCACCCCAAGTTCGGCGACCTCTGCGCGGCCTACATCGCCAAAGAGACCGGCTTTCCCTTCGTCTCGGCCCCCAACAAGTTCGCCGCGCTGGCGGCCCACGACGCCCTGGTGACCACCAGCGCCGCTTTGCGCACCCTGGCCGGAGCCCTCTTCAAGATGGCCAACGACGTGCGTTGGCTGGCCTCGGGACCGCGCAACGGCATCGGAGAGCTGCTCATCCCCGAGAACGAACCCGGCTCCTCCATCATGCCCGGTAAGGTCAACCCCACCCAGAGCGAGGCCCTGACCATGGTCTGCGTGCAGGTCTTCGGCAACGACGCAGCGGTGGCCTTCGCTGGAAGCCAGGGCAACTTCCAGCTCAACGTGTTCAAGCCGGTGATGGTGTATAACGTCCTCACCAGCATCCAGCTCCTGGGCGACGCCTGTCTTGCCTTCAACGACCACTGCGCGGTAGGCCTCGAGCCCAACCTTCCCCGCATCCGGGAGAACCTGGAGAAGAACCTGATGCTCGTCACCGCGCTCAACCGGCACATCGGCTACGATAAAGCCGCCGCCATCGCCAAGAAGGCCCACAAGGAGGGCACCAGCCTCAAGGAAGCCGCGCTGGCGTTGGGCTACCTGAGCGAGGAGGAGTTCGACCGCTGGGTGGTCCCCATGGAGATGACGAGGCCGAGCTAGAAGAGCACCGGGCCGATACCCTGTTCCCCGAACCCTTTCCTGGCTCACATCTTGATCGCAAGCCCGGCAATAGAGTACCTCTGGGGAGGTGGAAGTATGAGTTATCCGTTCAAACTACCCGAACTGCCCTTCGATAAAGCGGCCCTCGAGCCCCACATCGACGCTATGACCATGGAGATCCACCATGGCAAACACCACGCGGCCTACGTCAACAACCTCAACGCCGCGCTGGAAAAAGCCCCCGAAATCCAGGGCTGGAGCCTGGAAGAACTCCTCGGCAAGATCGGCCAGGTGCCCGAGGCCATCCGCACCGCCGTGCGTAACAACGGGGGTGGTCACCACAACCACACCCTCTTCTGGGACATCCTCACCCCCGGCGGCTCCAAGGAACCCACCGGCAGGCTGGCCGAGGCCATCAACGCCACCTTCGGCTCCTTCGAGAAGCTCAAGGAGCAGCTGACCCAGGCCGGGCTCACCCGTTTCGGCTCCGGCTGGGCCTGGCTGGTCAAGGACAAAGACGGCAAGCTCAAGGTCTACAGCACTGCCAATCAGGACTCCCCGCTCATGGAGGGCGACACCCCGCTCTTGGGCATCGACGTGTGGGAGCACGCCTACTACCTCAAGTACCAGAACCGCCGCCCCGACTACCTGGCGGCGATCTGGAACGTGATCAACTGGGACAAAGTGGCCGAGCGGTTCTAGGCTCGAGCGCTGGGGCGGAGGCCGGGGGACCCCCGGCCTCCTCCTTTCATTCGCCGGTCTCGAGACGCTTCACGGAGTGGTGAAGTTAAAGATCTCCGACTGGCCGATCCCGCCGTCCGCATCGGGCCCCGCGCCGCTGCCGAACAGGGCAACCTTGAAGTAATCCTTCAGGAAGCCGCCGGACCCCGCCGCGAGGTCGGTGGAGGTGAAGGGCGCAACCCCGATGACCTGCCACGAGTAGCTGACGGCCCCGGAAGTGGGCAGACCCAGGCCGATCGCGCTCAGGTCGGGAATTTTGGTGGTGTTCGCGGTGGTGATCACGTAGATGTCGGGGTTGGAGCCGGCCAGGTGCCTGAAGTAGAAGACGTTCACCCCGCCGCTGAAACCGGTGGTCTGGAAATCGGTGTTGATGGTGACGCCCGTGGCGTTGTTGACCGGCACCGTCAGGCCGGGAGCGGCGGTCAGGCTGACACCGACCCCGGAGGCGTTGGTCGCGACCCCGGTTTTCCAGGCCACAGACAACCTGGCCCCGCTACTGGCCGCCGCCACGAGCGAAAGGGTCGCACCGGCGATCCTGGGGGTGACGTAGCTGAAGCTGGTGGCGGCCGAAGCGTCGGCGAGCAGGGTCGTGCCCGACCCGGGGGCTACCCGCAGGTTGACCCTACGCTGGTTCAGGGCATACCCCGCCGGGACGGTGACGCTCCCGCTGAGGTTGTCCTCGGCCAGGCTGCCCAAAGTCACGTTCTGGTTGTTGAACGCGCCGCCATCGCTCAGGGTCAGGGCCTTGCTCCCGAAGCCCTTGTAGTCGATCGGGAGGTTGGTGCCCGGGTCAAATTGCCACTGCAAGGCGTACACGTTGCCCGAGGTGCTGTCTGGGCCCAACCACTGGGCGTTCAGCGGGCCGTAGGCGGGACCGGGGACGCTGCTGCCGCTCGGCAAAGCCTCGGGTGAGCCAAAGAACACGCGGGTCGTGTGGTTGGCAGGGTTGGGGAAGCCGGCGCCGCCGGAGTGGCGTTAAATTCCCGTTATACCAGATTCGGTCAGTTCGTTCCCATTCGGGAACGAACTGACCCGACCGAAGGGAGTGCTCTAGGATTCAAAAAGATAGCCTCTGAAGGTCTTTGGTTTGGGTGATTATCTTTTTGAATCCGGTATTACAGTGGGAAGGCGGCTGCGGCCCCGCCCCCGCGGGAGATCCGGGCACAGGGGCTACGGGGGGGTCGGCTTCCCAGCCCTCTTCGCCAGGGCCCACTGTACGAAACGGTTATTGAGCAGGCGCGCGGAGAATTCGGGAGGGAGGCGCTCGGATAGCGAGCGGAGGAGCTGCTGGGTACGTTCCAGCAGCCCAGCGCCTTCCTCGTCCCCCAGGGCCCTGGCCCTGGCATAGAGGATGAAGGGCAGGTCGAAGATGCCCTCGGCCCACTCCTCGCGGCCTTCGTAGGCCAGGCTCGAGGCCTGGAGGGCTCTCTCCCGCTCGCCCCGGCGCAAGTAGGACAGCGCCAATCCCGCCAGCGCCCTGGCCCGGTCCCTGCCCTGCTTGCGCTCGCCCCAGTGCTCGGCGGCGCGGGTGAGCACCTCCTCCCCCTCCTCGTAGCGGCCCAGCTCGACCTGGGTAAAGCCCAAGGAGAACAGGGCGTAGCCCAAAGTAGCCTGCTCGCCCAAGTCCTGCATCACCCGCAAGGCCTGCTGGAGTTCCTCGAGGGCCTCCAGAAGCCGGTTCTCGACCATCAGCGCCGTGCCCAGCGCGGTGCGCAGGATCGAGACATCGCGGTAGGCCCGCACTACCTCGGCCTCGCGCAGGGCCTGGTGCAGGGATTGCTCGAGCTGCGGGCTCAGGCCCACCGCTCCGGCGTTAAGGCCGAGGATATGCAACGCGTCCCACACCGCCCACAAATCCCCCCGCTCCCGCGCCTCGGCCAGCAGGGTTTCCCCGGTGGCGATGCTGCGGTGGTAGGCCCCACGCACGAAATCCACGATGGCGCCATCGGCCTTGAGGCGGCGCAGCAGCAGGTCATCGGCCATGCCCTGGGCCAGCACCAGCGCCTTGTTGTAGGCCTCGCGGGCTTTGGCCTGGTCACCGATGCGCGAGTAGTACCCGGCCAGGTTGCGCAGCGCGTGGGCTTCCATGAAGCGGTCACCGGAGAGCTCGAAATAGCGGATGGCCTCGGTGAGGGGCTCGAGCTGGGCATCGGGATCGCCACCGCGGTATTCCAGCCAGGCCAGCCGGAACAGGGCCTTTCCCTTCTGCCAGGCGGTGCGGGCGAGCTCGAGGGCCTGCCGCGCCGCCTGGATTCCCTCGGCAACCCGCCCCGACTGCACGGCGGCTTCGGCCTCGATCAGGAACAGCCGGCACTGCTCCTCGGGCACTTCGCTGAGCAAGCGGGCCAGCTCGAGCCGCTCGGCCTGGGCTCGCTCGCCCAGCGCCAGCTTGAGCTCGGTGCATTCGGCCAGCACCTGGAAACGCTCTTGGGGCGGGGCCAGGGGACCCATGAGTTCGAGGGCCTTGCTGTAGTGGGCCAACGCGCTGCGCCCCAGCGGGCCCACCCGCAGCTTGCGCCCTACCGCCAAATGAGCCCGTGCGGCCTGGGTCAGTTGACCGGCGGCCTCGAGGTGATGGGCCAGTCGCTCGGGCGGCGCACCGGTATCGCGCAGCACCTCGGCCAAGCGGTGGTGCAGGCGACGGCGGGCAGCCGCGGATAAGGTCTCCAGGATCGTCGAGCGCAACAGGTCGTGTGCCAGGACGTACCCTTCAGAACTTTCTTGGACAATACCGCCGTGGAGCAGGTGCTCGAGGGCCAGGTCGTCGCGGTTAAAAGCCGCCAGCTCCGAAGGCTCGAGCGCTGCATCGGCGATGGCCAGAACCTGGGCGAGTTCGCGGGCCCCCTGCGGGAGCCGCTCGAGGCGCTGCTGTACGACCTCGCGCACCGAGGGGGGCAAGGGCAGCTCGCGGTAGTCGGCGGTGATGCTGTCGAAGGGGGTGTGCCAGCGTCCCCCTTCCACCCGTAACAACCCCCGGTCGAAGAGGAAGCGCAAGGTCTGCAACAGGTACAGCGGGTTTCCGCCGGTGGCCTTATGCAGCCGCTCGGCGAAGAGGGTCCCGCCAGGAGTACCGGAGAGCCGCTGGACCAGCTCGCGCACCCCGGCCTGGGACAGGGCCTCGAGGGTGTGCACCCACAGCAGCCCCTCGCTGCTCAAGGACCGCAGGGCCTCGTAGAGGGGGTGCCCCCGCTGATAGCCCTCGCTGCGGGTGGTGCCCAGGAGGTAGATCCCCAAGCTAGGGGCCCGCTGGGTCAGGTAGCCCAGGAACTCCAGGGCAGGGGCATCGGCCCAGTGTAGGTCCTCCCACACTACCGTGCCCCCCGGTCGCACCAGGGTCAGCAGCATGCGGGCCAGGGCCTCGAAGAGCCGCAACTTGGCGTTGGCGGCTCCTCCCACGAAAACGCCTAGCTCGGGCAATAGCTGGGCCAGCTCCTCGCGCCAGACGGGCTCGAGCCCCTCCAACGACTGCCCGCTCTCGATCGCGCTCCGCACCGCCTCGATCAGGCCGCCAAAGCCCAGTTCGCGCAGACTCTCGCGCTGGCGAATCTGAAAGACCTGACCCCTGCGTCGGGCAAAGTCCTGGGCCAGGCGGCTTTTCCCCACCCCCACCTCACCCACCAACAACACCAGGCCCCGACCCAGATGGGTCTCGAGCCAGGCCCAGTCCTCACTGCGGGCCACCAGGGGCGGATCCTGCAGCGAAGCAGGCGAGGCCGGGGCCAGCACCACGGCATCCAGGCTGCCCCGTCGCAGGTGGTGGTAGAGGGCCTGGGTCTCGGGTGAAGGTTCGACCCCCAGCTCCAACGCGAGCAGCCGGGCGTACTGCTCGTACTGGCGCATAGCCGCCGGGAGTTCCCCCAGCACCGCCAGCAACCGCATCACCGCTTGCTGCTCGGCTTCTTGCAGGGGGTCTTGCTCGAGCAGTTTTTGATAGACCGACAGCGCCTCCCGCCGCTGCGAAGCGGCCTCCAAGCTACGGGCCCAGCCCAGCATGGCCTCGCGGTAGAGGTTTTGCCAGCGGGTCTGCTCGATGGCCAGCCATTCCTCGAAGGCCTCGTTAGCCCGCACCTCGAAGCCCGCCAACAGCCCACCCCGCCACAACCCCACCGCCTCGGCCCAGCGTCCCCGGCTCAAGTGCTCGAGGAAGCGTTGCAGGTCGGTCTCGACGGCGGTGAGCACGATCTGTTGAGAGCCCTGCTCGAGCATCCGCTCCCAAGGCGTCCCCTTGAGTCGGAACAGCTCCTGCCGAAGGTTGCGCCGGGTGCTCTCTTCATCCCCCTCCCACAGCAGCGAAGCCAGCGTACCCCGGTCGGCCTGCCCCCCCTGGGTCACCAGATAAGCCACCATCGCCACGGCCTTCCGGGGCAGCTGTGGCCAGAGCCGATCACCGATCAGCAGTTGGGGAGGACCGAGGAGACTCAGAAGCATCGCTATACCGGAGCTGGTAAATCAACAGGCACGGTTGAACCCTTGAAGGACTTCGGCATCCTTGCACCCTCCCTTCACGACCATCAAAAGGCCACGACAACCAGCGCAGAAGTTGATGAGCCTGAGCCTACCCCCGCCATCGCCCCGGAGCTAAAGCCAGGGCTGCACCACCCCCATATCCATCGGCTTTGGCTCAGCTCGAGGTCGCGCTGCGCTCGAGCTTGCCAAAGAGCAGACGCCCCACCTGAGTCTGGATGGACTGGGTGATCACCACCGACACCTCCTGCCCCCGGAAGGGCAGGGCATCGTCGACGACGATCATGGTGCCGTCGTCGAGGTAGCCCACCCCCTGCCCGGCCTCCTTACCCTCCTTGGTGATGGTGATGCGCACCACTTCCCCCGCCACGTAGGGTGTACGCAGCGCGGTGGCAAGGGCCTGCACCGAGAGGGCCTTGACGCCGTAGATGCGGGCGAGTTGCAGCAGGGCCGAGTCATTGGTGACCAGCGCGGCGGAGTTCTGGCGGGCCAGGGTGAGGAGCTGGTCATCGACGGGTTCGTCGCTGGCAGGTGCCTCGAGCACCTCCAACCCCACCTTTTCCTTCAGCCGCTCGAGCACCTCCAACCCCCGACGGCCCCGCGCCCGCTTCTGGGCGTCGGAATGGTCGGCGAAGCTTTGCAGCTCGCGCAGCACCATCCGCGGTACCAGCAAAGGGCCTTCCAAAAAGCCCAGATCGGCCACCTCGGCGATGCGGCCATCGATGAGCACGCTGGTGTCGAGGATCTTGCCCCCCTTGGGGCGAGGGGGTGGAGCGGGTGGACGAATGCGAAAGTAATCGCGGTTGGCCAGGGCCAAAGCCGAGAGAAAGCCCGAGAGCAGCAGGGCCAGCAGCAGTGAATACCAGGGGGTATAGCCAGCGAACTGCGAGAGCAGGTTGTTGATGAGCACCGTCAGGAGCAGCCCGGCGCTCGAGGCCACGATCAGGGCTACGGGCACCTCTGGCGGCAGCGACCCCAACCAGCGCTGCAGGCGGATCCACCAGCTTTCGATGAGCACGCTCAGGCGAGGCACCAGCAAGAAGCCCAGCAGCAGCCCGACCAACCCGAGGTAGAGGCGGTTGAGCGAGAGCATCCCCCCCGAATCCGCGCCCAGCACCCCGCGCGCCTCGAGCCAGCCTCCCACCTCGAAGCCGCCGAGCACCATCAAAAGGTAGAGCCCTAAGCGCAAAATGCTCATAACAACCGCTTCACTGCCTCCTCCACGTTGCGGATGACGCCCGGGTACAACAGCCGCTCAAAACCCGCCCGCCGGCCCTCGCGCAGTCGGCGCTCGAGGCCCTCCACGCTGCGCACCTCTCCGGCCAACCCGACCTCGCCCACCACGGCGAAATCCTGAGGAATGGGCTTACCCACCACAGCAGAATACACCGCCAGGGCTACCGCCAGGTCCAATCCCGCGTCAAAAAGCTTCAAACCGCCCGCCAAATTGACGTAGACGTCGAGGTTGCCCAGCGGCAGCTCGAGCCGCCGCTCCAGCACCGCTAGCACCACATCTACCCGACGCGAGTCGAGCCCTTGCGAGACCCGGCGGGGAGCGGGAAAGGGGGTGCGGGCCGCCAGGGCCTGCACCTCCAGCGCCAACGCCCGCTCACCCGAGAGACTCAAGGCCACCACCGAGCCCGGCGCACCCACCGGACGCTCGGCCAAAAAGGCTTCGGAGGGGTTGGCCACCTCCTCCATGCCCTCCTCCGCCATGCGGAAGACCCCCATCTCCCCCACCGGGCCGAAGCGGTTCTTGCTCGAGCGCAAAACCCTAAAGTTCCCAGCGGTCTCGAGGTAGAGCGTAGCATCGACCACGTGCTCGATGACCTTGGGTCCGGCCACGATGCCCTCCTTGGTCACGTGCCCCACCAGCACCGTGGTCACCTTGTTGGCCTTGGCGAAGCGGGTCAGGGCCGAAGTGGCGTCGCGCACCGCCACCAGCGAGCCCGCAGCCGAGGTGGTCTCGAGGGTCTGAATGGAGTCGACCACCAAGAACTCAGGCAATTCGGCCTCGAGGGTGGCGAGCACGGCCTCGAGGCCGGTCTCACGCAGGAGCTCGAGCTCGCCGGAGGTGCCCAGTCGCTCGGCCCGCAGGCGGATCTGCCCCGGCGACTCCTCCCCCGCCAAATAGATCACCCGCCGGCCCTGGCGCAGCATACGGTCGGCTACCTGAAGCAGCAAGGTGCTCTTGCCCACCCCTGGCTCGCCGCCCAGCAGCAGCACCTCTCCGATCACAAAGCCCCCGCCCAGCACCCGGTCCAGCTCGCCGATCCCGCTGCTGAAGCGGGCCTCGCCGCTGGGGTCTACCGCACCCAGGCGCACGATGGCCTCGAGGTTGGGCAGGGGCCGGACCTTGCTGAGGCTGTTGCGGGAACTTCCCACCGGCGCCCGGCCAGGTGCGGCCTCTTCCTTGAACGAACCCCAGGCCCCGCAGTTGGGACAGCGGCCCAGGGCCTTGATGGACTTGTAGCCGCACTCAACGCAGGTGTATTGGGTCTTGGCCATAGCTGCTGTGGGGCTCAATGGAAAAGGCCGAACGCCAAACGCCTTCGGGTCTTTGCGTTCGACGTTCGGCGTTCGCTGGGCATCAGACCGTGAAGACTTCCTCTTCCTCGAAGTGGATCTCCTCACCCTTGAGCGTCACGAAGAGGGTGCGGCCAGGGCGGGTCAGCAGGGCCAGCGACAGCGGGTCTTCGACCTTCTCCCGGATCAGGTTGCGCAGGATGCGGGTCGAGCCCTGCTTGGGCGCGTGCTCAACGAGCCAGGCCGCCAAGGCCGGGTCGAAGCGCACGATCTTCTCACGGCTTTCGAGCTCCTTGGCGATGTCCTCGAGCATGATCTGGGCGACCTGCACCAACTCGGACTCGTCGAGGTTGCGGAAGCGGACCACCTCGTCGAGGCGGTCGAGGAATTCAGGGGTGAAGAGGGCTTTGATCGGGCTCTCGGTATCGACTTCCTTGGAGGTGAAGCCGATGGCGGGGCCCACGTTGAAGCCGGTGTTGGAGGTCATGATCAGGATGACCCGGCGGAAATCGACGGTGCGGCC contains:
- a CDS encoding tetracycline resistance MFS efflux pump, whose product is MVRSGLLVVLAILFVDVAGEGLLYPITPSFLQALSGGSVQEAARLYGWSLALYAALTLFFAPVWGMLSDRYGRKPLLLLSMAGAAVGNLLTALAPGLELYFLGRAVAAVTSANLVVVNAYLVDISPPERRARNFGLLGAVFGVGFVIGPALGGLVGDWGLRVPFWIVAGSSAFTFTLALALLPESLKAENRKRTLCWLEANPFGALAALARYPLLRPLGWTILLSGLAMNMLVAVWIPYGAYRYGFGPTENGLILAAFGLMAALGQGLVVPWLVPRLGERRAVVLGLGVSALSLVLYGLASTPWVLFGALAISALGAVDEPALQAFISRNVRSDEQGTVQGALATIGNLMGVVGPVAGTYLFSRFTGPQAVAELPGAPFLAGAFCVALGLGIAYRTLRRFAPQPSR
- the fumC gene encoding class II fumarate hydratase encodes the protein MSYRVEKDTMGEIQVESSRYWGAQTQRSLQNFPIGTERFKMPRSIIRALGILKKAAALANAELGELPRDKAELIVKAAEEVIAGKLDEHFPLVVFQTGSGTQSNMNANEVIANRAIELSGGVLGSKDPIHPNDHVNRGQSSNDTFPTAMHIAVVEELHRQLYPNVQKLRDTLAAKAEAFKDIVKVGRTHLQDATPITLGQEIGSWVAQIDYCLEQVRHAEQGLYELAIGGTAVGTGLNAHPKFGDLCAAYIAKETGFPFVSAPNKFAALAAHDALVTTSAALRTLAGALFKMANDVRWLASGPRNGIGELLIPENEPGSSIMPGKVNPTQSEALTMVCVQVFGNDAAVAFAGSQGNFQLNVFKPVMVYNVLTSIQLLGDACLAFNDHCAVGLEPNLPRIRENLEKNLMLVTALNRHIGYDKAAAIAKKAHKEGTSLKEAALALGYLSEEEFDRWVVPMEMTRPS
- a CDS encoding superoxide dismutase, which codes for MSYPFKLPELPFDKAALEPHIDAMTMEIHHGKHHAAYVNNLNAALEKAPEIQGWSLEELLGKIGQVPEAIRTAVRNNGGGHHNHTLFWDILTPGGSKEPTGRLAEAINATFGSFEKLKEQLTQAGLTRFGSGWAWLVKDKDGKLKVYSTANQDSPLMEGDTPLLGIDVWEHAYYLKYQNRRPDYLAAIWNVINWDKVAERF
- a CDS encoding ATP-binding protein, which gives rise to MVAYLVTQGGQADRGTLASLLWEGDEESTRRNLRQELFRLKGTPWERMLEQGSQQIVLTAVETDLQRFLEHLSRGRWAEAVGLWRGGLLAGFEVRANEAFEEWLAIEQTRWQNLYREAMLGWARSLEAASQRREALSVYQKLLEQDPLQEAEQQAVMRLLAVLGELPAAMRQYEQYARLLALELGVEPSPETQALYHHLRRGSLDAVVLAPASPASLQDPPLVARSEDWAWLETHLGRGLVLLVGEVGVGKSRLAQDFARRRGQVFQIRQRESLRELGFGGLIEAVRSAIESGQSLEGLEPVWREELAQLLPELGVFVGGAANAKLRLFEALARMLLTLVRPGGTVVWEDLHWADAPALEFLGYLTQRAPSLGIYLLGTTRSEGYQRGHPLYEALRSLSSEGLLWVHTLEALSQAGVRELVQRLSGTPGGTLFAERLHKATGGNPLYLLQTLRFLFDRGLLRVEGGRWHTPFDSITADYRELPLPPSVREVVQQRLERLPQGARELAQVLAIADAALEPSELAAFNRDDLALEHLLHGGIVQESSEGYVLAHDLLRSTILETLSAAARRRLHHRLAEVLRDTGAPPERLAHHLEAAGQLTQAARAHLAVGRKLRVGPLGRSALAHYSKALELMGPLAPPQERFQVLAECTELKLALGERAQAERLELARLLSEVPEEQCRLFLIEAEAAVQSGRVAEGIQAARQALELARTAWQKGKALFRLAWLEYRGGDPDAQLEPLTEAIRYFELSGDRFMEAHALRNLAGYYSRIGDQAKAREAYNKALVLAQGMADDLLLRRLKADGAIVDFVRGAYHRSIATGETLLAEARERGDLWAVWDALHILGLNAGAVGLSPQLEQSLHQALREAEVVRAYRDVSILRTALGTALMVENRLLEALEELQQALRVMQDLGEQATLGYALFSLGFTQVELGRYEEGEEVLTRAAEHWGERKQGRDRARALAGLALSYLRRGERERALQASSLAYEGREEWAEGIFDLPFILYARARALGDEEGAGLLERTQQLLRSLSERLPPEFSARLLNNRFVQWALAKRAGKPTPP
- a CDS encoding PIN/TRAM domain-containing protein, translated to MSILRLGLYLLMVLGGFEVGGWLEARGVLGADSGGMLSLNRLYLGLVGLLLGFLLVPRLSVLIESWWIRLQRWLGSLPPEVPVALIVASSAGLLLTVLINNLLSQFAGYTPWYSLLLALLLSGFLSALALANRDYFRIRPPAPPPRPKGGKILDTSVLIDGRIAEVADLGFLEGPLLVPRMVLRELQSFADHSDAQKRARGRRGLEVLERLKEKVGLEVLEAPASDEPVDDQLLTLARQNSAALVTNDSALLQLARIYGVKALSVQALATALRTPYVAGEVVRITITKEGKEAGQGVGYLDDGTMIVVDDALPFRGQEVSVVITQSIQTQVGRLLFGKLERSATSS
- the radA gene encoding DNA repair protein RadA translates to MAKTQYTCVECGYKSIKALGRCPNCGAWGSFKEEAAPGRAPVGSSRNSLSKVRPLPNLEAIVRLGAVDPSGEARFSSGIGELDRVLGGGFVIGEVLLLGGEPGVGKSTLLLQVADRMLRQGRRVIYLAGEESPGQIRLRAERLGTSGELELLRETGLEAVLATLEAELPEFLVVDSIQTLETTSAAGSLVAVRDATSALTRFAKANKVTTVLVGHVTKEGIVAGPKVIEHVVDATLYLETAGNFRVLRSSKNRFGPVGEMGVFRMAEEGMEEVANPSEAFLAERPVGAPGSVVALSLSGERALALEVQALAARTPFPAPRRVSQGLDSRRVDVVLAVLERRLELPLGNLDVYVNLAGGLKLFDAGLDLAVALAVYSAVVGKPIPQDFAVVGEVGLAGEVRSVEGLERRLREGRRAGFERLLYPGVIRNVEEAVKRLL